From one Sediminispirochaeta bajacaliforniensis DSM 16054 genomic stretch:
- a CDS encoding GPW/gp25 family protein → MKNKNFLGTGIAFPFSVGDNGQILTVSNERSVENSIRIILGTTKGERLMRPDFGCDLNNLVFSPNGARTYALAQHYIEEALHRWEHRIVLEEVLVAPDADDETRINISIQYKIRSINTYFNLVYPFYLERGESDTQSQFG, encoded by the coding sequence ATGAAAAATAAAAACTTTCTTGGAACCGGAATTGCCTTTCCTTTTTCTGTGGGTGATAACGGTCAAATCTTAACAGTCTCAAATGAACGTAGTGTCGAAAATTCCATCAGGATTATTTTGGGCACAACAAAGGGCGAACGGCTTATGCGCCCCGATTTTGGTTGTGATCTGAATAATTTGGTGTTCTCACCAAATGGGGCCCGGACCTATGCACTCGCTCAGCACTATATCGAAGAGGCTCTACACCGTTGGGAGCATCGCATTGTTCTCGAAGAGGTATTGGTCGCTCCCGATGCTGATGATGAGACAAGGATCAATATTTCCATTCAGTACAAAATTCGTAGCATCAATACCTATTTTAATTTGGTTTATCCGTTTTATTTAGAAAGAGGCGAAAGTGATACCCAGTCCCAATTTGGATGA